From Leopardus geoffroyi isolate Oge1 chromosome B4, O.geoffroyi_Oge1_pat1.0, whole genome shotgun sequence, a single genomic window includes:
- the KCNA6 gene encoding potassium voltage-gated channel subfamily A member 6, with protein sequence MRSEKSLTLAAPGEVRGPEGEQQDAGDFPEAGGGGGCCSSERLVINISGLRFETQLRTLSLFPDTLLGDPGRRVRFFDPLRNEYFFDRNRPSFDAILYYYQSGGRLRRPVNVPLDIFLEEIRFYQLGDEALAAFREDEGCLPEGGEDEKPLPSQPFQRQVWLLFEYPESSGPARGIAIVSVLVILISIVIFCLETLPQFRADGRGGSNGVSRDSPISRGSQEEEEDEDDSYTFHPGIPPGGMMAGGSSSLSTLGGSFFTDPFFLVETLCIVWFTFELLVRFSACPSKPAFFRNIMNIIDLVAIFPYFITLGTELVQQQEQQSASGGGGQNGQQAMSLAILRVIRLVRVFRIFKLSRHSKGLQILGKTLQASMRELGLLIFFLFIGVILFSSAVYFAEADDDDSLFPSIPDAFWWAVVTMTTVGYGDMYPMTVGGKIVGSLCAIAGVLTIALPVPVIVSNFNYFYHRETEQEEQGQYTHVTCGQPAPDLKAADSGLGKPEFSETTRERRPSYLPPPHRAYAEKRMLTEV encoded by the coding sequence ATGAGGTCGGAGAAATCCCTCACGCTGGCGGCGCCGGGGGAGGTCCGTGGGCCGGAGGGGGAGCAACAGGACGCGGGAGACTTCCCGgaggccggcgggggcgggggctgctgTAGTAGCGAGCGGCTGGTGATCAATATCTCCGGGCTGCGCTTCGAGACCCAACTGCGCACCCTGTCGCTGTTCCCCGACACGCTGCTGGGAGACCCTGGTCGCCGCGTCCGCTTCTTCGACCCCCTGAGGAACGAGTACTTCTTTGATCGCAACCGGCCGAGCTTCGACGCCATCCTCTACTACTACCAGTCCGGGGGCCGCCTGCGGAGGCCGGTCAACGTGCCCCTGGACATCTTCTTGGAGGAGATCCGCTTCTACCAACTGGGGGATGAAGCCCTGGCGGCCTTCCGGGAGGACGAGGGCTGCCTGCCAGAAGGTGGCGAGGACGAGAAGCCACTGCCCTCCCAGCCCTTCCAGCGCCAGGTGTGGCTGCTCTTCGAGTACCCTGAGAGCTCAGGCCCCGCCAGAGGCATCGCCATCGTCTCCGTGTTGGTCATCCTCATCTCCATCGTCATCTTTTGCCTGGAGACCTTGCCCCAGTTCCGTGCAGATGGTCGAGGTGGAAGCAATGGTGTGAGCAGAGACTCCCCAATTTCCAGGGGTagtcaggaggaagaggaagatgaagatgATTCCTACACTTTTCATCCTGGCATCCCGCCGGGGGGAATGATGGCAGGGGGCTCATCCTCACTCAGTACTCTTGGGGGCTCTTTCTTTACTGACCCCTTCTTTCTGGTGGAGACCTTGTGCATAGTTTGGTTCACTTTTGAGCTCCTGGTTCGCTTTTCTGCCTGCCCTAGCAAGCCAGCCTTCTTCCGCAACATCATGAACATCATTGACTTGGTGGCCATCTTCCCCTACTTCATCACCCTGGGCACTGAACTGgtgcagcagcaggagcagcagtcAGCCAGTGGAGGGGGTGGCCAGAATGGGCAGCAGGCCATGTCCCTGGCCATCCTCAGGGTGATCCGCCTGGTCCGGGTGTTCCGCATCTTCAAGCTGTCCCGCCACTCCAAGGGGCTGCAGATCCTGGGCAAGACCTTGCAGGCCTCCATGCGGGAGCTGGGTCtgctcatcttcttcctcttcatcgGGGTCATCCTCTTCTCCAGTGCCGTCTACTTCGCAGAGGCTGATGATGATGATTCACTCTTTCCCAGCATCCCGGATGCCTTCTGGTGGGCAGTGGTTACAATGACCACGGTAGGCTACGGAGACATGTACCCCATGACGGTCGGGGGCAAGATCGTGGGCTCGCTGTGTGCCATCGCTGGGGTCCTCACCATCGCCCTGCCTGTGCCGGTCATTGTCTCCAACTTCAACTACTTCTACCACCGGGAGACGGAGCAGGAGGAGCAAGGCCAGTATACCCATGTCACTTGTGGGCAGCCTGCACCAGACCTGAAGGCAGCTGACAGTGGACTTGGCAAGCCTGAGTTCTCTGAGACCACTCGGGAACGGAGACCCAGCTACCTTCCCCCTCCGCATCGGGCTTATGCAGAGAAAAGGATGCTCACTGAGGTTTGA